Proteins found in one Podarcis muralis chromosome 5, rPodMur119.hap1.1, whole genome shotgun sequence genomic segment:
- the VAPB gene encoding vesicle-associated membrane protein-associated protein B/C, with translation MAKTEQVLSLEPQHELKFKGPFTDVVTTNLKLGNPTDRNVCFKVKTTAPRRYCVRPNSGIIDAGTSINVSVMLQPFDYDPNEKSKHKFMVQSMFAPPDTSDMEAVWKEAKPEELMDSKLRCVFELPAENDKPHDVEINKIISTAATKTESSVMSKSLSSSLDDSEVKKVMEECKRLQLEVQRLREENKQFKEEDGLRMRKAPQTNHPGFASAAPVVKEEGLSTRLLALVVLFFIIGVIIGKIAL, from the exons GCCCATTCACAGACGTCGTCACCACGAACCTGAAACTTGGCAACCCTACAGACAGAAATGTGTGCTTCAAGGTGAAGACCACAGCACCACGCAGATACTGCGTAAGACCCAACAGTGGGATTATAGATGCAGGAACGTCAATTAATGTGTCTG TGATGCTACAGCCTTTTGATTACGACCCTAATGAAAAAAGTAAACACAAGTTCATGGTTCAGTCGATGTTCGCACCCCCCGATACTTCAGACATGGAAGCAGTA TGGAAAGAAGCAAAGCCAGAGGAACTCATGGATTCAAAACTTAGATGTGTGTTTGAGCTGCCGGCAGAAAACGATAAACCC CATgatgtagaaataaataaaattatatccaCAGCTGCAACAAAGACAGAATCTTCTGTAATGTCTAAATCATTAAGTTCTTCTTTGGATGACAGCGAAGTTAAGAAAGTAATGGAAGAATGTAAGAGGCTTCAGTTAGAAGTTCAGAGGTTACGAGAGGAGAATAAACAATTTAAG GAAGAAGATGGACTGCGGATGAGGAAGGCGCCCCAGACAAACCACCCGGGCTTTGCTTCAGCAGCACCTGTTGTGAAGGAAGAGGGGCTCAGCACTAGACTACTTGCCCTGGTGGTACTGTTCTTCATCATCGGCGTCATTATAGGGAAAATCGCCTTGTAG